In one window of Microtus pennsylvanicus isolate mMicPen1 chromosome 2, mMicPen1.hap1, whole genome shotgun sequence DNA:
- the Stk35 gene encoding serine/threonine-protein kinase 35 isoform X2: protein MGHQESPLTRAAAGGAAYIKRLRKALSWRELEDGHGNLEAEASPGSVAVTPGAAPRPASRPGRFTASRPTRLGRQLRLGTDHPPVRAPGGNRSARKWRSAGQITIQGTAPPHLGARRRDEAGGARAAPLLLPPPPAAMETGKENGARRGTKSPERKRRSPVQRVLCAKLRPAAQAMDPAMVEAPGEAFLARRRPEGGGGGGPARPRYSLLAEIGRGSYGVVYEAVAGRSGARVAVKKIRCDAPENVELALAEFWALTSLKRRHQNIVQFEECVLQRNGLAQRMSHGNKNSQLYLRLVETSLKGRSFGTHSLIMSRTGWQRVQVVAIS from the exons ATGGGCCACCAGGAATCTCCACTGACCAGAGCTGCGGCGGGAGGTGCAGCTTACATAAAGAGGTTACGTAAAGCGCTCAGCTGGCGCGAACTCGAGGACGGACACGGGAATCTGGAAGCCGAGGCCTCCCCCGGGAGTGTTGCTGTCACTCCAGGAGCAGCGCCGCGACCGGCATCACGTCCCGGCCGGTTCACCGCCTCGCGCCCTACTCGGCTCGGCAGACAACTCCGGCTCGGAACGGACCATCCTCCGGTGCGGGCTCCAGGGGGAAACCGGTCCGCCCGGAAGTGGAGGAGCGCCGGCCAG ATCACAATCCAAGGTACCGCTCCTCCGCATCTCGGGGCTAGACGGAGGGATGAGGCAGGGGGGGCCCGGGCGGCGCCGTTGCTGCTCCCCCCTCCTCCCGCAGCCATGGAAACGGGGAAGGAGAACGGAGCCCGCAGAGGGACAAAAAGCCCGGAGCGGAAAAGGCGAAGCCCAGTGCAGCGGGTGCTTTGCGCGAAGCTGAGGCCGGCGGCCCAGGCCATGGATCCCGCTATGGTCGAGGCCCCGGGCGAGGCCTTCCTGGCCCGGCGGCGGCCAGAGGGAGGCGGCGGTGGTGGTCCCGCGCGACCGCGCTACAGCCTCTTAGCGGAGATCGGGCGCGGCAGCTACGGTGTGGTTTATGAGGCTGTGGCTGGGCGTAGTGGGGCCAGGGTGGCAGTCAAGAAGATCCGCTGCGACGCCCCCGAGAACGTGGAATTGGCGCTAGCAGAATTCTGGGCCCTGACCAGTCTCAAGCGCCGGCACCAGAATATCGTGCAGTTTGAGGAGTGCGTCCTGCAGCGCAACGGGTTAGCCCAGCGCATGAGTCACGGCAACAAGAACTCACAGCTGTACCTGCGCCTGGTGGAGACTTCACTCAAAG GTCGATCCTTCGGGACCCACAGTCTCATCATGTCTCGGACAGGATGGCAGAGGGTACAGGTGGTGGCGATCTCCTGA
- the Stk35 gene encoding serine/threonine-protein kinase 35 isoform X1 — MGHQESPLTRAAAGGAAYIKRLRKALSWRELEDGHGNLEAEASPGSVAVTPGAAPRPASRPGRFTASRPTRLGRQLRLGTDHPPVRAPGGNRSARKWRSAGQITIQGTAPPHLGARRRDEAGGARAAPLLLPPPPAAMETGKENGARRGTKSPERKRRSPVQRVLCAKLRPAAQAMDPAMVEAPGEAFLARRRPEGGGGGGPARPRYSLLAEIGRGSYGVVYEAVAGRSGARVAVKKIRCDAPENVELALAEFWALTSLKRRHQNIVQFEECVLQRNGLAQRMSHGNKNSQLYLRLVETSLKGERILGYAEEPCYLWFVMEYCEGGDLNQYVLSRRPDPATNKSFMLQLTSAIAFLHKNHIVHRDLKPDNILITERSGTPILKVADFGLSKVCAGLAPRGKEGNQDNKNVNVNKYWLSSACGSDFYMAPEVWEGHYTAKADIFALGIIIWAMIERITFIDSETKKELLGTYIKQGTEIVPVGEALLENPKMELHIPQKRRTSMSEGVKQLLKDMLAANPQDRPDAFELETRMDQVTCAA; from the exons ATGGGCCACCAGGAATCTCCACTGACCAGAGCTGCGGCGGGAGGTGCAGCTTACATAAAGAGGTTACGTAAAGCGCTCAGCTGGCGCGAACTCGAGGACGGACACGGGAATCTGGAAGCCGAGGCCTCCCCCGGGAGTGTTGCTGTCACTCCAGGAGCAGCGCCGCGACCGGCATCACGTCCCGGCCGGTTCACCGCCTCGCGCCCTACTCGGCTCGGCAGACAACTCCGGCTCGGAACGGACCATCCTCCGGTGCGGGCTCCAGGGGGAAACCGGTCCGCCCGGAAGTGGAGGAGCGCCGGCCAG ATCACAATCCAAGGTACCGCTCCTCCGCATCTCGGGGCTAGACGGAGGGATGAGGCAGGGGGGGCCCGGGCGGCGCCGTTGCTGCTCCCCCCTCCTCCCGCAGCCATGGAAACGGGGAAGGAGAACGGAGCCCGCAGAGGGACAAAAAGCCCGGAGCGGAAAAGGCGAAGCCCAGTGCAGCGGGTGCTTTGCGCGAAGCTGAGGCCGGCGGCCCAGGCCATGGATCCCGCTATGGTCGAGGCCCCGGGCGAGGCCTTCCTGGCCCGGCGGCGGCCAGAGGGAGGCGGCGGTGGTGGTCCCGCGCGACCGCGCTACAGCCTCTTAGCGGAGATCGGGCGCGGCAGCTACGGTGTGGTTTATGAGGCTGTGGCTGGGCGTAGTGGGGCCAGGGTGGCAGTCAAGAAGATCCGCTGCGACGCCCCCGAGAACGTGGAATTGGCGCTAGCAGAATTCTGGGCCCTGACCAGTCTCAAGCGCCGGCACCAGAATATCGTGCAGTTTGAGGAGTGCGTCCTGCAGCGCAACGGGTTAGCCCAGCGCATGAGTCACGGCAACAAGAACTCACAGCTGTACCTGCGCCTGGTGGAGACTTCACTCAAAG GAGAAAGGATCCTGGGCTATGCTGAGGAGCCCTGCTATCTCTGGTTTGTCATGGAGTACTGTGAAGGTGGAGACCTCAATCAGTATGTCCTGTCCCGGAGACCAGACCCAGCCACCAACAAAAGCTTCATGCTACAGCTTACAAGCGCCATTGCCTTCCTGCACAAAAACCACATCGTGCACAGGGACTTAAAGCCAGACAACATCCTCATCACAGAACGGTCTGGCACCCCCATCCTCAAGGTAGCAGACTTTGGACTGAGCAAGGTCTGTGCAGGGCTGGCACCTCGAGGCAAAGAGGGCAATCAAGATAACAAAAATGTGAATGTGAATAAGTACTGGCTGTCCTCAGCTTGTGGCTCAGACTTCTACATGGCTCCTGAAGTCTGGGAGGGACACTATACAGCCAAGGCGGACATCTTTGCCCTGGGCATTATCATCTGGGCAATGATAGAAAGAATTACTTTTATTGACTCTGAAACCAAGAAGGAGCTCCTGGGGACCTACATTAAACAAGGGACTGAGATCGTCCCTGTTGGTGAGGCGCTGCTAGAAAACCCAAAGATGGAGTTGCATATCCCCCAGAAACGTAGGACTTCCATGTCTGAGGGTGTGAAGCAGCTCTTGAAAGACATGTTAGCTGCTAACCCACAGGACCGACCTGATGCTTTTGAACTTGAAACCCGAATGGACCAGGTCACATGTGCTGCTTAA